The stretch of DNA CCGCTCGACGCCGACGACGACTGGAGCGCCGACAAGGTCGTGCCGTCCACCGAGGTCGTGGCTGCCATCTCGGCCGTGTACCCGGTGGAGGCCGTGGTGCAGGGGAGCGAGCCCGCGGCGCGCTATCGGTACCTCGACGGCAAGGGCGCCTTCGGCGTCATCGCCACGGTGACCAAGCCGTTCTGCGACTCGTGCGACCGGGTGCGGATCACCGCCGAGGGCAAGTTCCGCAACTGCCTGTTCGCCGTGGAAGAGACCGACCTGCGGTCGCTGTTGCGGGGCGGCGCCGGCGACGACGACCTGGCGGCGGCCATGCGGGCCGACGTGGGGCGCAAGTGGGCGGGGCACGCCATCGGGCAGGTGCAGTTCGTACGGCCGCCTCGCACCATGAGTCAGATCGGCGGGTAGGGCCGTAGACTCTCTCGGCATGTCCGACCGTGGCCTCACCCACCTCGACCCCCTCGGCCGCGCCCGGATGGTCGATGTCACGCCCAAGGACCCGACCCACCGGCGGGCCATCGCCCGCTGCAAGGTGTTCATGCAGCCCGAGACCACGGGGAAGGTGGCCAGCAACGCCGTCACCAAGGGAGACGTGCTCGCCGCCGCCCGCATCGCCGGGATCCAGGCGGCCAAGCGGACGCCCGACCTGATCCCCCTGTGCCACCCGCTGCTGGTGGGGTCGGTGTACGTGAACTTCACCATCGGCGACGACACCATCGAGGTCGAGGCCCAGGTCGAGACCATCGACCGCACCGGCGTGGAGATGGAGGCGCTGACGGCGTGTGCCGTGGCGGCGTTGACCATCTACGACATGTGCAAGTCGAGCGACCGGTCGATGTCGATCGGGGAGCTCACGCTGTGGGAGAAGACGGGCGGCCGGTCGGGCCCGTACCGCCGAGCCGTGGCCGACGGGACCGGCCTGTAGCTGGAAGTTCCTGGAGCAGGGGTGGAAACGCGCGGCCTGTTCGTAGTAAAGAACTAGTTACCGATCTTCAATTCCGGCCTGGCTTGCACCCCCCATCCACCGCAGCCACAGAGGGCCGAGGTACCGTCGCCGAGTCGCAAAGGTAGGTCGAGGAGCTTTGACCATCGTGGTGCTGCTTTTCCTCGCCGTGATCTGGGCAGCCGTTCTGGTCCCCCCGATGCTGCGGGCCCGGGCCGAAGGCAGACCCGCCGATTCCATCGGGACGTTCCGTCGCCAGTTGCACGTGTTGCAGCGGACCGGACCCTTCGTCACGCCGCCTGCGCATTCCATGCGCCTGGCCCGCCCCACCGGCTACGGCCTGCCCGCCGTGCCCATGCGCATGTCGCCCGAGGCCGCTCGCCGGGCTCGCACCCTGAAGCGGCGCCGCGACGTGCTGTACGGGCTGCTGGCCGCCATGGGCGGGTCGTTGGTGCTGGGGATGCTGCCGTCGCTGCGGGTGCTGTGGGGGCTGCACGTGGTGCTCGACCTGCTGTTCGTGGGTTACGTCGCCGTGCTGGTGCGCATGCGCAACATGGCGGCCGAGCGGGAGCTGAAGCTGCGGTTCATCCCGCACGCGGGTGCCACGCCGGAGCCTGCGCTGCTCGCCCTGCGTCGCTCCGCCAACTGAGCTGACGGAGCGGTCGGGGTCGGGGTTGGCGCTCGGTCGTAGCGACGAGCTGGCCGACCTGATCGAGCCGGTCCGCGAGACGCTCGACGCTGCCCACCGGGCTCGGGAAGTTGGGCTGGCCGCGTGCCGGCGCACGATCCGGGCGTGCGGGCAGGCGATCCGGGCCGTGCACCGGGGTGAGGCGGAGCGGGTTGCCTCGTTCACGACGGAGGCGGCCGAGGCGTTGCGAGAGGCGCAGACGGTGCTGCGCCCACACCCGGCGGTGGCGTTCGCCGGGTTCCTGCACGATGCCGAGAAGGAGTACGCCGAGGCCGTGCTGACGGCGGCGTTGGTGGGGGGATCGTCGTTGCCGCCGCCTGCGTCGGTCGGGGTGGAACCGGCGGCGTGGCTGTGCGGGCTGTGCGAGGCGGCGTCGGAGCTACGGCGGCACTTGCTCGACCGGTTGCGGGCGGGGGAGACCGAGCGGGCCGAAGCCTTGCTGCGGGGCATGGAGGACGTCTACGACCTGCTGGTCACCGTCGACTACCCGGACGCCCTGACGGTCGGGTTGCGGCGCTCGACCGATGCGTTGCGGGCGGTGCTCGAGCGCAGCCGGGCCGACCTGACCACGACGCTGATCCAGGCTCGGCTGCAGGCCGCGCTCGAGGAACGAGTGCCCCGAGCCGTCGACTAACGTGGTGCCCTCCACGGGGGTGTAGCTCAGTTGGCAGAGCGCAGCGTTCGCAATGCTGAGGCCGTGGGTTCGAATCCCATCACCTCCACCCGTCTACCCCTCTCATGGGGCCGATGGCCCCGAATCACGGGGCCGTCCGGTCCATTTCGTGTCGTTCCGAACCGGCGCTGCGCCCTGATTATCGGGAGAGGGCAGGCGTTTATCGGGACCTGACCACCCCCTGCCCAGGGCACCCGAGCAATGCCCAGCCCGAGGCAGCCCAGGTACGGGCGGCGAAGGCGGCGGCGACCCGGGGCCGCAGGTGGGTGCCCGGGGGCAGGCGTGACGCCCCGGAGCCCGTCGCCGCACCGGAGCGGTCCCTGTACTTCCGAGGGCACGGCGTAAGGGCCAGCACCGCACGCCCATGCGAGCTGCGCGTGGGGGGTGAGGTGGCTGGCAGCGTGTACCGGGACGAGCGCTATGTGACCCAGACCGAGGCGGCGTCGCTCTGCGGCTGCGATTACACCACCATCCGCAGGCACCGGAACCGTGGGCATTTCCCCGGAGCGCGGCGCCGGGACGACGTCAACGGGAGCTGGGAGATTCCCGTCGAGGACCTGATCTCCGCTGGGCTCTGGCATCCGTCGGACGGGGACGAACGCGACCTCGACGGCGCGCTCGGGCGGACCAGGACCGAGCGCCGCCTGGAGGAACTGCGCCTGGAGTTGGAGCGGGCGAATGTGCGCATCGAGGGGCTGACGTCCGCGTTGGCCGACCGACGCGACGAGATTGCCTACCTGCGCCGTGCGCTGGACGCCGCCCTCGGGGCAAGCCCGGCCCGGGTGGTGGCCTGATGCCCCGCAAGCTGACCGGGAGCCGCTGGGAGCGGGGGAGTCGTTGGTGCGCGAGCGTCCCCGAGGCCCGGGGCTCGCGCCGACGCATCGAGGCGAGTTTCGACGAGGAGGCGGAACGCGAGGCATGGCTGTTGTCGGCCATCGCCGCGGTCGAGAACGGGAGGCAGCCCCCCGATCCGGCGATCTTCCGGGGACGAGCGGCCGGTGACGCGCCCGAAGCGAACCCGCGTCCGTTGTTCGAGGAACTGGCCTACGGCTGGCTCAACGAGCACTACGGCCAGCTGCGCAAGGCGGACGTCGAGCGCGAGCACGCGGTGCGCGCCCTTGTCGATAACCACCTCATTCCCGCCTTCGCCGGCCCTGTGCCGTCCGACGCGGCTACAGCCCGCCGGCGCTTGATCGAGTTCGTGCGCCGCTTGGCCAAGGAGCCCGAGCACCGCAACGTCGATGCCGCACTGCTGCCCACCAACGAACTGCTCTCGATCAGCGAGGCCGCAGCGGTCTTCGAGCGGTCACCGTCCACGATTCGGCGTGCCTTGAGGGCGGGCAAGTTGTTGGGGGCACGCCGCGGCCTCGACGGGCAATGGCTGCTCCCGGTGAGCGCCTTGGCCCATGCCCTCGACGTGGACCGCGCCGACGCCCTCAGCCGCGCCTATGTGCGCGGCATCCTCTGGGTCCACCACGAGATCCTCGAATGGGGCCGGTGCAACGGCTGGCAAATCGCATGTTTCGAGCGTGGCGTGAACGCGCTCACCCCAGATGCCAGGGTCAGTCGCAGGAAGGCAGGGAAGAGGCTGCGCCAGCCGCTCGCCTTCGTTGAGCTCGCCCGGGTGGCCGCCCACCTGCATGTGATCCACCAAACCACGCTGTGGCTGATGCGCGTCCTCGGCTTGCGCATCTCCGAGGCGTACGGGCCGCGGGTGGGCGACCTGATGGACCTCGGCGATGTCGGTCTGCTCGTGGTCCAACGACAAGGCGGCCGTCCGTTCCTGACACGCACGCCCGACGGCGCCGAAACCGTCTACTCCAAAGACACCCTCAAACGGGCCGCTTCCTACCGAGTCGTCCTCGTGCCCGAGGTGCTCATGGCCCTGCTGCGGGTGGTCGTGGCGGCGTTCCACACCGACCCCGTCACCGGCGAAGTTGATCTGAACGCCCGCCTGGTTCCCTGGATCGGTCGAGAGGGGGCCGGCCAGGCGGCCTTCCGCAGCGCGCTGGAGAACGCCCTGCGACAGGAGGGGTCGGATCTGGAGAGCGCGGGCTTCGCCGTTGTGCCCCACGACCTCCGCAAGTCGTTGGCCACCGACCTGGCGTGGGACGCCGACCTCGACGAGCTGGCCAAGCGGCGGTTCATGGGCCACAAGGCCGGCGACGACGTCTTCGCGCGCGTCTACACCCTCGACCATCCGACGTTGGGGCCGCTGACGGAGATCGCCCGGGCGCTCGAGGTCCACATCACCAGGCAGATGAGCAGCCTGATGGTGCCGACCGAGGGTCGCATCAGGTGGCGTCGCGCCAATCCGCTGTCCGGCCGGGCCGCCCATGTCGATGCGGTCCTGGCGGAAGCGGGCTGGCAGGTGGAGCCCGGTGACGGCGACAACCCGTGGTGCGACGCGGTCCGAGTAGCGGCCGAGGTCGGCATCGCCGAGCGAACCGCCCGACGATGGATGCGCGATCAGGTCGTTCCGTCGGTCACCGACACCGACCGGTTCGGCAACACCCGCCGTCGAGCGCGGCTGGCCGACGTGGAGGCGGTGCGCGACCGGTTGGCGGGACGTGTCCTGCTGCGGGACCTGGCCGATGAACTGGGCTGCGGGTACTACCGCGCCTACCGGAGCCTCCGGCGTCTTGGGCTGGCCCGAACTGCGGAGGGCCCGCCGCCCGCCGAGCTGGTCCTGACCCCCGAGGAAGCTGCCGCGGTGCGCGCCGAGTTCGCTCGGCTTTCGGCCCTGTTCGGACGGTCAATGCGCGTGAGCGCGGCGGCGAACCGGCTCGGGGTCGCCTTCGGCACCGCGCAGCGGCTGGTGAGGACGGGACAGCTGGTTGCCGACGAGGAGCGTGATGCCTTCGGGGCGCTCCACGTCACCAAGGCTTCCGTCGAGGCCGTCTTGGCGGCACGGCGGCCCATGGCCGTCGACCCCGGGCCACTCATCGACGCGCGTGTCATCGCCAGTATCACCGGCCTCAACCTCCGTCAGCTATCGGACCTGGCCGTCCAGGGAACCCTGGTGCGACACGACCATGGCCGACGCTTTCAACTCACCCTGGAAAGCGTGGAGGCGTGGGCGGCGGGGCTGGGTTGGGAGGTACGGGGCACTCTCGCCACCGCCGCCCCCGCGGTGCGGCCAAGCGGAAAGGTCGTGGACTTTGCTCGTTTGGAAAATCGCGAGCGCGGCCCGGGTCCGACGCGGCTACCGGTTCCACGGGCGAGACCGATCGAACGAGCTGGTGACGGCGGCTCCCACCCCGATGACGATGAGGAGGCTCAAACGGCATGACCCATCCCGACTTCCACTCACCGA from Acidimicrobiales bacterium encodes:
- a CDS encoding helix-turn-helix domain-containing protein: MYRDERYVTQTEAASLCGCDYTTIRRHRNRGHFPGARRRDDVNGSWEIPVEDLISAGLWHPSDGDERDLDGALGRTRTERRLEELRLELERANVRIEGLTSALADRRDEIAYLRRALDAALGASPARVVA
- the moaC gene encoding cyclic pyranopterin monophosphate synthase MoaC; protein product: MSDRGLTHLDPLGRARMVDVTPKDPTHRRAIARCKVFMQPETTGKVASNAVTKGDVLAAARIAGIQAAKRTPDLIPLCHPLLVGSVYVNFTIGDDTIEVEAQVETIDRTGVEMEALTACAVAALTIYDMCKSSDRSMSIGELTLWEKTGGRSGPYRRAVADGTGL